The genomic stretch TGAAGTATAACGGGGGAAAGCCTAGGGCAGAGGTACTCGTTTATTCCTCCTAGCGATTCTTGTTTATTTATAAATGCGCCTTTTTCCCTTTTAATACCTTTCCATCCTTTCCTGCAGACAAAGCTCAAAAGTGCTGTTGAACTGCAAGATCTTTTGGATGCGACACGAATTCTAGTTCCTCGTACGAGGTGTGTtattctttttcccaatttAGTTGTATCCACTTATAGCTTGGCTTTGTTTTGGTAATATGTGTGAGTTATGCAGACCTGATCACGAGAGTGACAGTGAAGCTGACGATATCGAGCATGCTGAAAAGCTTCGGCAAGTGAAAGCTGTGCTTGAGGAGGTCCATATCATTTTTCATTAGTAAAATCTCCTTTCGTCTTACTTTTATTCCCCTACCATATATGTCTGCTCTGCTATTTGTAAGTGCTATTTTGCTTGTACGATTGTAATGGCTATCGATGCTATGGCATCCAGGGCGGGCATTTCTCTGGCATTTATCGGAAAGTCCAACTTAAGCCTTTAAAGTGGGTCAAAGTGGCAAAAGTGAATGGCGAAGGGGAAGACGAACGGCCTACTGAGGCCCTGATGATTCTTAAATACGGCGGTGTCCTCACACATGCTGGCAGAAAGCAGGCTGAAGAACTAGGACGGTATTTCCGGAACAATATATATCCTGGTGAAGGTACGGGCCTGCTTCGTCTCCATAGTACATACCGCCATGACTTGAAGATATACAGCTCAGACGAAGGCCGTGTGCAGGTTAGGCTCTCTAACTCTTTTATACGGCATATTCAATGCATCTGAAACCTCGGTGTGTTTACCATTCACAGATGTCTGCAGCTGCTTTTGCCAAAGGTCTTCTAGATTTGGAAGGGCAATTGACACCGATTTTGGTAGGTCAAACATTCATAGCTCAGATTAATGCCATGTTATTATTTCGAAACCACCATTTTCACATCTTCTTAAAACCGTCTAAGGTTTCGCTTGTCAGTAAGGACTCTTCTATGCTGGATGGGTCAGAAAACGCCAGTTCCGAGATGGTAGAAGCTAAGGTTAGTCTTTCGAGTCCCCCTTTTTTTTTGTGTTAGTGCATTTTTATATGCCATCGTACCCTGAAAATAATATGCTTTTGTTTCGCCTTTGCTTTTTTTCCCCAGGCCAGGCTAAACGAGATCATAACTTCCGATAACAATACGGTTGAGAGCACTGATCCGCCGGGAGAAAAGCCTTGGATGGTAGATGGTCGTGGAGTTCCTCCGAACGCCTCCCAACTTCTTCCCGAAATTGTAAAGTGCTTACTTAGTGTTACTCTTCGTTTTTGCATTTTGAGTCATGTCAAACTACCCTATTTCCACAAGTTTTTGGTATTATTATGGACTGAATCCCTTcatcaaaaccaaaaccagGTGAAGTTAACGAAGAAGCTCACGGAGCAAGTGAGACTTCTAGCAAAGGATGAGAACGAGGAGCTTGCGGGGAAGACCTCTTACGATGTGATTCTGCCATACGATCAAGCGAAGGCCCTTGGCAAGACAAGTATGGATGTAGATCGGATTGCTGCTGGCTTACCTTGTGGCAGTGAGGGATTTCTTCTCATGCTCGCTCGTTGGAGAAAACTTGCGAGGGATTTGTATAACGAGCGCAAAGAGTATGTCTGTTCTCCCTTCATTCTCCCACATTGTGCAACTTGAACTCAAACTTTAGCTATGTGCGTGCAATTGCAGGCGGTTTGACCTCACACAAATACCCGATGTTTATGATTCAAGCAAGTAAGGAGATGCACAGTTGTAGCAAACATAATATTGGATCGTGATTTGCACCAGCAAGTTTTTTCAACCTATTTGTGATTTATTGCTGTTTCCCCTTTCGGTTTGACAGATATGATCTCTTGCACAACGCACATCTAAAACTAGAAGGCCTATACGAACTTTTCAAAGTGGCGCAGGTATGAAATAGCCAATCCGATGATGCATGCTCTCTTACGTTTGATTGCTCTCGGCTGCACTGCTCCTCTTCCCACGACCTATAcacttaaattgaaagaaaagtgaagtacaatggagaataaatatcTTCTTTGTGGCTGATGCTCTGAGGCCACTCAATGGAGTCGCATGCTTAAATTTGTTTCATTAATTGAATTCCGATTTTCTTGTAGTTACTTGCAGATGGTGTTATTCCAAACGAGTATGGAATCAACCCGAAACAGAAGTTGAAAATCGGATCCAAGGTGTGTTGAACTGACCTACTTTTGGACTTGTgcaaaatattttcttcttgaaATGAATCTTCTTCACATATAAGAAAAGTTCTCTAGCTAATCCATCATATAAGACTCACCTTGTAAAAAAATTTCAGATTGCTCGTCGGTTGTTGGGGAAGATCTTGATCGATCTGAGAAACACACGCGAAGAAGCAATCAGCATTGCTGAATTGAAGAGCAACCAAGATAGCACTACAGAACTCCCTAGCATTGCTAGAGAAGATTCTGCAGATCTTCAAAAATCTCAGATTAATCTTGAACATGCATCTAAAACTAGTCTCGGCAGTGAGAAATCCGCGGATCTAGATGATGACGACGACAAAGAACCTAAGTACCGATTGGACCCAAAGTAAGTGTTTGCATAGTGTATTATCTATTTTTgcagattttattttattttattttatgatttataAGTTTATGCTTAGTAAAATTGGACTCTCAATTCAAACTGTTTGAATCTATGATAGTTTTTCTTCCAATGTATGTATGTTTACTCCCATCAGGTATGCAAATGTAAGAACCCCGGAGCGACATGTGAGGACGCGGCTATATTTTACATCGGTGAGTGAGTGTAGTACTACAATTTTCTCCATACAACTTCCTATTTTCAACttcaatttgaaattttaaactCGGTTGAATTTGTTTCTTTTCGGTTGATAGGAATCTCATATCCACTCCATGATGAACGTTCTCCGTTACTGCAACTTGGACGAGTCCCTCCAAGGAGAGCCGAGCCTCGTGTGTGATAGCACCTTGGAGCGCTTGTGTCGGACAAAGGAGCTTGACTACATGAGTTACATTGTGTTCAGGTTATTCGAGAACACAGAGGTTCGTCTCTCTCATCTAATGCTCCTCTCCATGCTTTCTCGATCTCTAAGCCCTGGCTCCTTCCCATTCGACATATTCCCGTTGCAATCTCCACAGCTATGCTACTGCCTTTCTCATTACAATAtctaaattttaacaaaaacaTCAATCTCTTGAGTTTGATAGATAAATGACGGTATTTGAAACTGATGCAGTTGGCATTAGAAGATCCAAAGAGATTCCGCGTAGAAATGACCTTTAGCCGAGGTGCAGATTTGTCCCCTTTGGAGGTAAACTTCGACTTCGACTGATTTTAATCCTCTTTTCTATGCTGCAAGAATCCTATAGAAGTTCTTGAATCGAAGTTGATGTTCGACTTTCAGCAGGCAAATGAGAGAGATGCGTCTTCATGGCATCAAGAGCACACTTTGGCCATAAACGGCCCTGAGCGGCTTCAAGAAGTGGGATCATACTTGACATTCGAGAGGATGGAGAAGATGATACGGCCCTTTGCAATGCCAGCAGAGGACTTCCCTCCTCCCACGATTCCTCAAGGGTTCTCCGGCTACTTCTCCAAGAGCACGGCCGTTCTGGAGCGCCTCGTCAATCTCTTGTCTTTCAACCGGCACTCATCACACGCCAACGGGAAGTAGTTAAGCCACATAGTCCTCTCTGCCTCGAAGTGTTTTCAGAGGATCGAGATCGATTCTTTCGCCCTTTTTCGCCTGAGATGATTGCTGCACGTGTGTTGAAATGGTGAGATTCTtcatgtttgtgttttgttAGATTAATGGTGACAGTTCTGTGACTTAGGAAAGTGGTTATGTTTTAATGTTTTGTctgcaattttttttgttggttgttTATGGTGGGCCTGTAAATGGATCTTTTGAGCCCAACAAAATGGTTTTTTGTAGGCCCCATTTGTTTCAAACCTACCATAAATATAATCATAGGAAATTTTGGGTTTTTCTAGAATCTTAGTGGGCCCATTTCTtgaagacatttaatttttggaTGAGTCACAACAATGACTCCTTACTCTCTCCCATGCACACAAACACAGAGATATACACAAGAAAAACAAACACAGACGCAGAGCAAATTTTgtcacacacacatacaaactaaaacgtttttttttcttttccaaatTAAGATTTTTGATTTCACAAGAAGCTTTGAATTAGTTATTTATTGCAAATTGTAATACTCCTCTAAAATTATGTAAAAGATGTAAATTTAAAGTCAATATTATAGGGATTCTAACCTGATTGGCCTCGGCATTAGTACTCCGTCACTAAATCAACTCAAATTAATTGTTGATTAATTTGAACTTCGTAACTTTTGGTGCCAGTTCACTATTGCATCATAACCATACCATAATTTCTTTTCATAAAATTGTCAAATATTAGGCATTTTATTCAATTAGTGGACTTACAAATTATGTAAAAGATGTAAGCACCAAATTGCGACTCATAACAAATATCGCAATTAATGGTTTAAATTTTCCCCTTGAATAATAATCCATTTACCAAGAATTCCGGAAAAGGGACAATAAAATATCCATTTCAAATAGAAAATACAAagattagggatgtcaatgcagTCAGTAATCCGTGggttggcccgaataacccgccaaatttatagggttagggttgaaaatttctaacccgataaaattacagacCGATTAGctcgcacccgattaacccgcaacccgttagggtcagacccgaaaacccgatgggctggcccgaaaatccgataaaatttctattgttctatttgtttgactcctaattggacactttcattgattatttttataatatagataactaaaaaaataacattcaattttatattaaatatataaattatatattaaaattttattaatataataataataaataaataaattagaaacttctaattcattaataaatatttaaatttgtaaaacatgttttaaaacatgctttaaaatatttaaatttatgttttattttacacaaatctcaaatattagtatttgatcatgtttgtgtttgagtttaagtatatatctcaaatttatcataattaaatatttatattttataa from Salvia splendens isolate huo1 chromosome 15, SspV2, whole genome shotgun sequence encodes the following:
- the LOC121767214 gene encoding inositol hexakisphosphate and diphosphoinositol-pentakisphosphate kinase VIP2-like isoform X2, which gives rise to MVGGAVSRSRKKVTIGVCVMEKKAFSGPMLQILERLQAFGEFDIVHFGDKVILEEPIERWPLCDCLIAFYSTGYPLKKAEAYATLRRPFLVNELGDQRLLHDRRRVYEKLEMFGINVPRYALVNREFPNQELDFFSEEEDFVEVHGNRFWKPFVEKPIHGDDHSIMIYYPSSAGGGMKELFRKVGNRSSEFHPDVRRVRREGSYIYEEFMPTGGTDVKVYTVGPEYAHAEARKSPVVDGVVMRNPDGKEVRYPVLLTPIEKEMAREVCIAFRQAVCGFDLLRCEGRSYVCDVNGWSFVKNSYKYYDDAACVMRKMFLDAKAPHLSSTIPPVLPWKVNEPAQPFDGLTRQGSGIIGTFGQSEELRSVIAIVRHGDRTPKQKVKLRVTEEKLLNLMLKYNGGKPRAETKLKSAVELQDLLDATRILVPRTRPDHESDSEADDIEHAEKLRQVKAVLEEGGHFSGIYRKVQLKPLKWVKVAKVNGEGEDERPTEALMILKYGGVLTHAGRKQAEELGRYFRNNIYPGEGTGLLRLHSTYRHDLKIYSSDEGRVQMSAAAFAKGLLDLEGQLTPILVSLVSKDSSMLDGSENASSEMVEAKARLNEIITSDNNTVESTDPPGEKPWMVDGRGVPPNASQLLPEIVKLTKKLTEQVRLLAKDENEELAGKTSYDVILPYDQAKALGKTSMDVDRIAAGLPCGSEGFLLMLARWRKLARDLYNERKERFDLTQIPDVYDSSKYDLLHNAHLKLEGLYELFKVAQLLADGVIPNEYGINPKQKLKIGSKIARRLLGKILIDLRNTREEAISIAELKSNQDSTTELPSIAREDSADLQKSQINLEHASKTSLGSEKSADLDDDDDKEPKYRLDPNFSSNVCMFTPIRYANVRTPERHVRTRLYFTSESHIHSMMNVLRYCNLDESLQGEPSLVCDSTLERLCRTKELDYMSYIVFRLFENTELALEDPKRFRVEMTFSRGADLSPLEANERDASSWHQEHTLAINGPERLQEVGSYLTFERMEKMIRPFAMPAEDFPPPTIPQGFSGYFSKSTAVLERLVNLLSFNRHSSHANGK
- the LOC121767214 gene encoding inositol hexakisphosphate and diphosphoinositol-pentakisphosphate kinase VIP2-like isoform X1, translating into MVGGAVSRSRKKVTIGVCVMEKKAFSGPMLQILERLQAFGEFDIVHFGDKVILEEPIERWPLCDCLIAFYSTGYPLKKAEAYATLRRPFLVNELGDQRLLHDRRRVYEKLEMFGINVPRYALVNREFPNQELDFFSEEEDFVEVHGNRFWKPFVEKPIHGDDHSIMIYYPSSAGGGMKELFRKVGNRSSEFHPDVRRVRREGSYIYEEFMPTGGTDVKVYTVGPEYAHAEARKSPVVDGVVMRNPDGKEVRYPVLLTPIEKEMAREVCIAFRQAVCGFDLLRCEGRSYVCDVNGWSFVKNSYKYYDDAACVMRKMFLDAKAPHLSSTIPPVLPWKVNEPAQPFDGLTRQGSGIIGTFGQSEELRSVIAIVRHGDRTPKQKVKLRVTEEKLLNLMLKYNGGKPRAETKLKSAVELQDLLDATRILVPRTRPDHESDSEADDIEHAEKLRQVKAVLEEGGHFSGIYRKVQLKPLKWVKVAKVNGEGEDERPTEALMILKYGGVLTHAGRKQAEELGRYFRNNIYPGEGTGLLRLHSTYRHDLKIYSSDEGRVQMSAAAFAKGLLDLEGQLTPILVSLVSKDSSMLDGSENASSEMVEAKARLNEIITSDNNTVESTDPPGEKPWMVDGRGVPPNASQLLPEIVKLTKKLTEQVRLLAKDENEELAGKTSYDVILPYDQAKALGKTSMDVDRIAAGLPCGSEGFLLMLARWRKLARDLYNERKERFDLTQIPDVYDSSKYDLLHNAHLKLEGLYELFKVAQLLADGVIPNEYGINPKQKLKIGSKIARRLLGKILIDLRNTREEAISIAELKSNQDSTTELPSIAREDSADLQKSQINLEHASKTSLGSEKSADLDDDDDKEPKYRLDPNFSSNVCMFTPIRYANVRTPERHVRTRLYFTSESHIHSMMNVLRYCNLDESLQGEPSLVCDSTLERLCRTKELDYMSYIVFRLFENTELALEDPKRFRVEMTFSRGADLSPLEQANERDASSWHQEHTLAINGPERLQEVGSYLTFERMEKMIRPFAMPAEDFPPPTIPQGFSGYFSKSTAVLERLVNLLSFNRHSSHANGK
- the LOC121767214 gene encoding inositol hexakisphosphate and diphosphoinositol-pentakisphosphate kinase VIP2-like isoform X3; protein product: MVGGAVSRSRKKVTIGVCVMEKKAFSGPMLQILERLQAFGEFDIVHFGDKVILEEPIERWPLCDCLIAFYSTGYPLKKAEAYATLRRPFLVNELGDQRLLHDRRRVYEKLEMFGINVPRYALVNREFPNQELDFFSEEEDFVEVHGNRFWKPFVEKPIHGDDHSIMIYYPSSAGGGMKELFRKVGNRSSEFHPDVRRVRREGSYIYEEFMPTGGTDVKVYTVGPEYAHAEARKSPVVDGVVMRNPDGKEVRYPVLLTPIEKEMAREVCIAFRQAVCGFDLLRCEGRSYVCDVNGWSFVKNSYKYYDDAACVMRKMFLDAKAPHLSSTIPPVLPWKVNEPAQPFDGLTRQGSGIIGTFGQSEELRSVIAIVRHGDRTPKQKVKLRVTEEKLLNLMLKYNGGKPRAETKLKSAVELQDLLDATRILVPRTRPDHESDSEADDIEHAEKLRQVKAVLEEGGHFSGIYRKVQLKPLKWVKVAKVNGEGEDERPTEALMILKYGGVLTHAGRKQAEELGRYFRNNIYPGEGTGLLRLHSTYRHDLKIYSSDEGRVQMSAAAFAKGLLDLEGQLTPILVSLVSKDSSMLDGSENASSEMVEAKARLNEIITSDNNTVESTDPPGEKPWMVDGRGVPPNASQLLPEIVKLTKKLTEQVRLLAKDENEELAGKTSYDVILPYDQAKALGKTSMDVDRIAAGLPCGSEGFLLMLARWRKLARDLYNERKERFDLTQIPDVYDSSKYDLLHNAHLKLEGLYELFKVAQLLADGVIPNEYGINPKQKLKIGSKIARRLLGKILIDLRNTREEAISIAELKSNQDSTTELPSIAREDSADLQKSQINLEHASKTSLGSEKSADLDDDDDKEPKYRLDPKYANVRTPERHVRTRLYFTSESHIHSMMNVLRYCNLDESLQGEPSLVCDSTLERLCRTKELDYMSYIVFRLFENTELALEDPKRFRVEMTFSRGADLSPLEQANERDASSWHQEHTLAINGPERLQEVGSYLTFERMEKMIRPFAMPAEDFPPPTIPQGFSGYFSKSTAVLERLVNLLSFNRHSSHANGK
- the LOC121767214 gene encoding inositol hexakisphosphate and diphosphoinositol-pentakisphosphate kinase VIP2-like isoform X4, giving the protein MVGGAVSRSRKKVTIGVCVMEKKAFSGPMLQILERLQAFGEFDIVHFGDKVILEEPIERWPLCDCLIAFYSTGYPLKKAEAYATLRRPFLVNELGDQRLLHDRRRVYEKLEMFGINVPRYALVNREFPNQELDFFSEEEDFVEVHGNRFWKPFVEKPIHGDDHSIMIYYPSSAGGGMKELFRKVGNRSSEFHPDVRRVRREGSYIYEEFMPTGGTDVKVYTVGPEYAHAEARKSPVVDGVVMRNPDGKEVRYPVLLTPIEKEMAREVCIAFRQAVCGFDLLRCEGRSYVCDVNGWSFVKNSYKYYDDAACVMRKMFLDAKAPHLSSTIPPVLPWKVNEPAQPFDGLTRQGSGIIGTFGQSEELRSVIAIVRHGDRTPKQKVKLRVTEEKLLNLMLKYNGGKPRAETKLKSAVELQDLLDATRILVPRTRPDHESDSEADDIEHAEKLRQVKAVLEEGGHFSGIYRKVQLKPLKWVKVAKVNGEGEDERPTEALMILKYGGVLTHAGRKQAEELGRYFRNNIYPGEGTGLLRLHSTYRHDLKIYSSDEGRVQMSAAAFAKGLLDLEGQLTPILVSLVSKDSSMLDGSENASSEMVEAKARLNEIITSDNNTVESTDPPGEKPWMVDGRGVPPNASQLLPEIVKLTKKLTEQVRLLAKDENEELAGKTSYDVILPYDQAKALGKTSMDVDRIAAGLPCGSEGFLLMLARWRKLARDLYNERKERFDLTQIPDVYDSSKYDLLHNAHLKLEGLYELFKVAQLLADGVIPNEYGINPKQKLKIGSKIARRLLGKILIDLRNTREEAISIAELKSNQDSTTELPSIAREDSADLQKSQINLEHASKTSLGSEKSADLDDDDDKEPKYRLDPKYANVRTPERHVRTRLYFTSESHIHSMMNVLRYCNLDESLQGEPSLVCDSTLERLCRTKELDYMSYIVFRLFENTELALEDPKRFRVEMTFSRGADLSPLEANERDASSWHQEHTLAINGPERLQEVGSYLTFERMEKMIRPFAMPAEDFPPPTIPQGFSGYFSKSTAVLERLVNLLSFNRHSSHANGK